ATAAATTCATTGTGTTTTTCTTGCGAGCGCGTTGGCCACAAAGCTAAAGGTTGCCCATACTCTATGAATGCACCGGCGCCACGGGGTGAATGCAACGAGGAAGACGAAGTTGATAGGGACTCCCACACCTATGTCAGATTGCAAGAAGACAAACGGAGAGGCTTACGAGCCATGGGTTTTAGTTTCATGCAAAAAGAAAGTTGtaagaaaagagataaaaggCTCAGCCCAACAACCCCATTTTAGCATGGCTCATCAGTCGAGGGCCCATTTCCTTGACCAATCTAAAAGCCCACCCCCCTCTAGGCTTGACCCATCTAGCCCTCAGGATCAGAGAACCTTGCAGAACAacggagattctagccttttgcctttaattttgaaaaaaattagcaatatgcccctttttcgaaactatatagggatatgcccctgtttcgatactcgattactttaaaatcgagtttcattaaaatactcgattcatagaaaatcgagttatttcaaataaaactaaaaaaaaaaaaaaaaaaaaaaaaaaaaagcatagaactcgattttagggaagtcgagttccaaaacgctaCCAtcgggctttaaaacgtcactatagggcttaaaaacgccactatagggccccttgaacttggtatggggacttaacaaaattttttgcagaaaaacgccgcaatagggctctaaaacgtcactatagggcctaaaaaaccactatagggcacccagaacaaagcgattacacttataaaaaattttgcataaaaacgccgctatagggccttaaaatgtcactatagggcttaaaaacgccactatagggcactgtgaatatgggccaatcacacttctaaaaatatttgcaggaaaacgccgctatagggctttaaaacgtcactatagggcttaaaaacgtcactataggactcccTGAATATAGAGCaatcaaacttataaaaaatttttttgcatggaactcgatttcctgaaactcgagttccatggaaattttatttttttttatttttatatttttttttaagtttgatcaggcataactcgattttctacaaatcgagtatttaattgaactcgattttaggataatcgagtatcgaaacaggggcactctcctatatagtttgcaaacaggggtatgttgctaatttttttcaaaattaggaGTAAAATGCCAAAATCCTCGCAGAACAACAACTCCTTTTCTGAACCTAGTGCGTCTGTCACCAATCGCACTAACCAAGCCAAGACTAAAGACAAAACAAAGGTCCCCACAACTTCGTTGACCCCAAAAAAACCAATTCCGATACTCCTAAGCTCAACATAAAACCCGTGGTGCCGCCGGCCTGAAAGATTATCGGCAGAAACATTCTCTTGAGGGGAAAGCTGAAGCACATGACTTTGTTTTCAACCTCAAACTGAGTAAATCAATCGTGTTCTCCGGCGGTAGTTCCATGAAACCCAGCTGTGATACTTCACCTAATATGGATACACCGATCCGTGATTGTGACATTAAAGGGGTGGGCTTGAGTGGCTTGATCGAGAACGACCCATTGAGAGACACCTTGAATAATCAATCAAGCCCAGATGATGCTATGGAGGATCGGATTGCAGCGGCTACCCACATTGTCTCCACGGTGATCCTTAAACGCATTGATCCTAAGCTTCAGCCTCTCAAGAGTCCAAGAGAAAATCAGGGGGATGGTATAATGATACAAGAGAATTCAATAGATGATCGTGCTCAAGAAAAGCTTGGGATGGATTTGGATGGTATGCAGATTGAAAATGGAGGTGAGGCCTCTGTCTCTGACTGAATGGGATTACCTCCCACTtgtttaattcttttatataatgAATATTTTAGTTTGGAATTGTCGGGGAGCCTTTAACCCTTCCTTTAAGTCCtttgttaataatttaaatCTAACTCACTGTCCTGCTATTATGATTGTCACTGAGACTAATGTTAGTGGTTCTAGAGCAAAAGATATTATAGATAGCCTTTGCCTTGATGGGGCAGTGCATGCCAATAATATTGGGTATACAGGTGGTTTGTGGATCCTTTGGGATTCAACCCAAGTAAATGTCTCTGTTCTTTCTTCAACTGAACAAGAGATTCACGCGATAGTGAAGGACCTCTCTTCTAACTCATCTTGGCTTTTGTCCACGGTTTATGCGAGCCCAAGATATGCTGAGAGGCGTCTGTTGTGGGATAATCTATCCAGGGTAGCTGAGCTTCACACACTACCATGGATCATAGCGGGGGATTTCAACAAAATACTTCTTGGAGAAGACAAACTTGGGGGGAGGCCTATCAATATCTCCAAAGCAGTCAATTTCCAAGAATGTCTCAACATCTGTGGTATGATTGATTTGGGCTTCTCTGGTCCCCGTTATACATGGACTGATCGGCAACCCTTGCCCCATCTTGTGCAAGAGAGAATAGATAGGGTCTTTGGCAATGTCGCTTGGAACGTTCTTTATCTGGAAGCATGTGTTAAATACCTAGAGCGATCCCATTCAGACCACAGTCCTGTGCTCCTTTCTCTCCGAACTGATTATGGGAATCAACACCCCCGTCCATTTAGTTTCCAACCAATGTGGCTCTCGCATCCCACCTTCGCTGGCCTTGTTAGTGAAGTTTGACCTAGTTCCCTTGCTAATGCCATTTCAACCTTCACCACAAAAGCTAGAATATGGAATAGAGAACACTTTAggaatattttccaaaaaaagagaCATATCTGTGCAAGACTAAAGGGGATTCAAATTGCTTTGGGGTACAATCCAAGCAACTTTCTTATTAATCTTGAGAAATCACTTCTTACTGATTTAGCACATATAGCTAATTTGGAGGCCAAATTTTGGAGCATGAAGTCTAGAATTTCTTGGGTGGTTGAAGGTGATAGAAATACTGCATTTTTTCATAATTCGACTTTGATTCGGAGGAGAAGAAACCGTATCACTAGTATGGAAGACTGAATGGGAAATTGGTTAAGTGGGGAGCACGAAATTTCTACTTTCATCGGACAAGGGTTCCTTGAGCTCTTCACTACCTCCCATCACTGTGCTGACTTGAAGGAGTGGCAACCCCCTTTATGGAAGAGCAGGTTGAAAATGGAAGATATTGCTCTGCTTGCACTTCCAAGCACTAATGAAGAAATCTTCACGGCTCTTCGATCTTTCAAGCCTTACCGGATGGACTTCACGCGGgcttttttcaatgtttttggccTACTGTGGGTCCCTCTGTTAAAGCCAAAGTCAAACAGATTTTCAGCACAGGTAAAATCCCGGAATACCTCAACCAAACATTGATCACTCTCATTCCGAAATGCAATGGTCTGAAGTCTCTCAACAATTTTCGTCCCATTGGCCTTTGCAATACGGTGTACAAAATCGTCACTAAGCTCCTAGTGGCTCACATCCGACCTGCCTTGGATTATTTAGTTTCACCGCTCCAAACTGCTTTTGTTCCTAAGAGAAAGGGTGTGGATAATGCCATTATTGTGCAAGAGTTAATCCACTCCATGTCCAAAAAGAAAGGTAAGAAGGGGTTCATATCAATTAATATTGATTTAGAAAAAGCTTATGACCGCCTTGAATGGAGTTTCATTCGAGATACACTTGCTCTCTTCAAATTTCCGAAGCATCTAAGTTCTTTAATTATGAGTTGTGATTCTACCTCCTCCATATGTGTGCTTCATAATGGAGGAGCTTTAGAACATTTTCAACCTTCGAGGGGTATGAGGCAAAGAGACCCCCTCTCTCCTTATCTGTTCATTTTATGCCTAAAGGTATTGGGGGCTTTTATCATAGAAAAATGCGATGCTAATCTCTGGGACCCTATCTCAGCCTCGAAAGGTGGGGCGACTTTTTCTCATCTGTTTTTTGCAGATGACCTTGTTCTATTTGCTAAGGCTAACGCTAAAAATTGTCGAGCTGTCAGGGATGTGTTGGACATCTTTTGCGGGCTATCGGGTCAAAAGGTTAGTGCCGAGAAATCCCGTGTTTTCTTCTCCCCTAATCTGCCCCCTCACACCAGAAATGAGCTATGTGATGTTCTCCAATTTCAGTCAACCCCTTCATTGGGAAATACCTTGGCCTTCCCATCAAGCATACATTGATTCCTCAAGATTTTGGGGCTGTAATTGAACGTGTTTAGAACCGTTTAGCTGGCTGGAAAACTCACCTTTTATCCTTTGCCGGGTGGGTAGTGTTGACTCAAGCCACCCTTTCCACTATTCCAAATTATGCTATGCAATGTGCGAGCCTCCCTTCTAAGATAACATAGAGCATTGATAGATTGTCTCGAAACTTTATTTGGGGGTCGGGGGTCTACAGAAAGTAGGAAGAAAATGCCTTTAATTAGTtggaaaaaaatcacaacagCTAAGAAGGGTAGGGGTTTGGGTCTTCAATccgcaaaagagaaaaatgtggCTTTACTTGCCAAACTAAATTGGCGTTTTCTTCAGGAAAAGAATTCTCTATGGGCACAGGTTCTTGCTCATAAATATACTGGTTGAAGAAGAAGCCACCGTCTTAAGCTTGGAGCTTGTTCAAATACTTGGGCAGCTCTTAAAAAAGGCAAAGCAATCTTCCAAAAAGGTATGAAATGGATAGCTGGTATGAACAGTAATTTATCCTTTTGGCGTGACAAATGGCTGAGTGATGGTACATTGAGAAGCCTTATTGTAGACCCCTTTCAAAGAGGGGAGGACTCCCTTCTCTTGAAAGATGttattcaacaaattttttgggATTTGGCAATGTTGTCATTCACCTTTCCCTCGGCCTTAGTCCAAAAAATCAAAGCCACCCCTTTCCCTTTGGCAGCGACAAGTGTGGATCGTATCTCCTGGACCTCATCACCTAATGGAGATTTTGAACTCAAAGAGGCCTATAGATTGGCATGCTTGACTGATGAAAGTCCCTATTGCAGGCCTTTTACAGGGGGTTAGGTTTGGAAAGCGAATACCTATCCTAAAATCAGATGTTTCCTATGGCAATGCCTCCACAAGAGCATACCAATTAGGGATGTGCTTGCTGCTAGAGCTATTATCACTCCTCCCCTTTGCCCCCTGTGTAATAATGCTTTGGAATCAATCATTCACATGCTTAGAGACTGCCCTCACTCCCGGCTATTTTGGGGTTCTCTTGCTATTCCTATTCAGCCTAATCTGTTCTATGGTTCTCATCTTGAAGTATGGCTTCGGATCAACTGTGCTTCCCAGCAAAAATCTTTCTTGGGTTTGAATTGGGGTACTGTCTTTCCGTTTGGAGTTTGGAGTTTGGAGTTTATGGCTTTGGCGCAATAAGGTGGTATTTAGAGACACCTCTGCCCAAAGACCCCTTAAGTTAGACACGATTGCTAAAGCTACTGAATTTGCATTCCTTAGTGTTAATGGCAAAGTAAAACGCTCTGTTGTTCCTATCCAGGTTCAATGGCACCCTCCTTCGGAGAATTGGTACAAGCTGAATTCAAATGGCTCTTTATTGAGCAACCCAAGTCGGGCTAGTGGCGGGGGTCTTATTCATGACTCAAATGGGGATTGGGTGTGCAGGTATGCCAGAGCAATCAGTCATACCACCAGTGTGGCTACTGAGTTATGGGCCATCCATGATGGTATCAACTTGTGCATTGAgttaaattttacaaatgttGTAATTGAGCTTGACGCGAAGattgtagttgatttgcttTCAAAAGATGAGAGAAACGTGAATGACAATGATGTCATTATTGCGGATTGCAAAGAAGGCTTGTGAAGACTCCCAAGAGTTCGGATTCAACATTGCTTTAGGGAAGCAAATAAGTGTGCCAACGCCCTTGCTAGAAGAGGTGCCGTTATTCCTCAAGATTTTGTAATATATCAATCCCCTCCAACAGATGGTGCCATGTTGGCTAGTCTGGATGCAATGGGAACTTTGTATGAGTGTAACCGCTCCTTGTTCTCTGTTTTCTAgtttatgaattccatctttttaaccaaaaaaaaaaaagaaaaaaaaaaggtaaagtatTAGTATTCACAAAAGTGGTGTTACAACAAGTGCTTCATGGTTTTGCTTCAGAACTCCAAACAAATTCACTCCATGATACCATGACCACTAATCaagaaatgtaaaagaaaaagaaaagatagaaagTTAAAGAGAATAGCATAAGGACAAAATACTTCATGGTGTGGCAAAGTACAATGGAATTGTAAATTTCACTGCTAGCTAGTACTGTTGTGTAGGCATTATTATCATGTGGACTTAAGGAAACATTTATGAATGAAAAGATAAAGTGTTAGTATTCACACAAGTGGTGTTAAAACGTGTTTCATGGTCTTACCTTAGAACTCCAAAGAGATTCACTTCATGATACCAAAACCCATAatcaagaaatataaaagaacaagaaaaagagaatatagaaaattaaagagagaataGCAGATAGTAAAGATAAAGTGTTAATATTCGCACAGGTGGTGTTACAATGTGTTCCACATTGAGCCCTTTTAGTATGATAGTATCCAATGCTTCAAATGAGtgattttagtccctaaaaattcaaaaacgagctaacaaaatctttttttttttttaatgtatgtgGCTAACAAAAGTTTAAGGTTAATGGTAACCATGTAAAGAACGGCAGAATTGTAAGTGAGTATTGTCATGCGAGCATTATCGTCATGTGAATTTAAGGAAACACTTATGAATGAAAAGGTAAAGTGTTAGTTAATTATAGCTCTagagttctcaaaaaaaaaaaaaaaatttatatatatatatagaggacTGTCACCTTTTGTTATGAAGAAATGTTCCTCATACTTTCATTAAATTATGCCATCGtgccaaaaatataaaacttcacaaacacaaaagaaaatgaaaaaacgaAGAAAAGCAAATCAGCAAGGAATTAATTTGAGCACTTAGATGGATGtactctttttgtcttttctctaatttgttctttattatgttttatttaattattttctttccaaactcATTGCTAACATGTTTTTTCCGCTAAACATTATCATACTAACATTTTAATTCTCAATGGGTTATGCATTGAAGAGACTATCTTTATGGTTAATTTGGTACAAATTTTTGAATACGTCATTTGTATGAAATTGTCTCTTAATGAAAGAgacttgtaaggttgaatttaatcaactatgTGTTGGCTTGATTctgtgacaaatttgcttgtaatacagcacttagaaaccctgtatttaggtgggaattatgtaagggtagtgtgtgagagagtgtaaagaaatgttcaagactgtgcagtgaagcagggacttgcGGCTAGATCTCACGGGAGGTTCGCGGCTTACAaaccgccaaaagttgcacacgcacAGAGCATGTAGGGGACCTGAACAGTcgtgccagctggagcactacaggacaaaaatccagactggccatttagttagctcgcggcttgaactcacgactcagtcaagtcgcgaggtcaagtcgccagctaACCTTGTTTTGGAAAATCTGACTCTTCGatttccattctcacaccagtataaatacccctcattcccataaaatatgtgtggctattcagaaagattcttcaaaacacccacccaattagagagagctactcattcttagagagaaatctttgtagtctcttctcattccctctctcattgtcatacctattgagaggagatttctatccaaacactacccacacccatttagagtgttgagtgtttttggagctttgggaagcattggaagatgccaaggatggcggatgctatggattatagcggaatccagtaagctagaaaagaaaaaggttcagtgcaacctcattggagcaagaaacttggagggcttagatacatcgggtagattaagcttggagggtctattgctattcatgtatcccaactacattttctagtggattattgactgcttggagggtggcggagaggttttacgctaaaggtttcggtttcctcttcgataacacatcgtgttttgtccttgtgtttgcatctctcttctcataatctttgccttttattttctgttatggatgtgattttaattggcttagattgtttaccaattctgtttataacttttgttcattttccgcacactagttgtttgacataaaacttgaattggttgttttgtaattaggggtctaaacgtttaaggGTATTTTCTAcgctatttgaactttcaatactATTTGACAAATAATTGTGGATTTAGTAAAAtctatggggaaaaaaaattcaattcaattaattGAGTTTTTTCCCTAacattagtaaaaaaaaaaaagttcaagttcaaggacaaattattaaaaaggaaataattattatttaataattttttcttctcttcattttaaaattcattttagaaaaatatttatataaataaataactcatgTATGCTTAAGTTTATACATATTCTTGTCAGTAacatattttaattcttttctctcttttatttttttctaaatataaaatttgataattatggttGTTatgaatataaatttattatgattgtgctTGTATTGtatatgaaactatatattCTAGGGTAAATTACTTATGTAGTCCCTAACTATTACActgtttttgtatataaaattatatatattctactatttccaaaaaaataaaaattatacgaAAACTTCTTCAATATAGAGATTCGTATGCTTCTTTCTTTATCTCCCACTCTTGTAGCTTatcattttctataatttaCATCTTTTGAATGGCCACTAAAGTACCTTATAGTCTCATAGGTTAATGATAACTGTAAGGACCATATTTGAGTCCCTAGAACAAAGGGTAGATGGACTtatgcccaaaaagcccaacacaataaatttgtagagagtggattggAAAACTTGGCtctaatgaatttgacaacAAGTAGATTTGATGGCTAGAAAATGAAGATAGATAagtttaaactaaagaaaatcgcCCTCGGCTTAGTCTGAAGaaatcagttcttatatattgattcTCGAATTTGATTACAAGCTCAGTTATGGATTGTTATAGTGTTTCTTTCTCAATTTCTCCCTCCCCTCTCCATGGAGGGTTTCTTACCTTATATGGTTCTCTTTAAacgatcctgaccctccacttgttgatcatctaagccactacttgagtgtttgtcccatcaaacaccctCACAAGTCCTTTGTGAGTTGAGGCatccaaggcagcactgttcaaaGGTCTTCTCTACATAAATGCAGCCAcagagttagctgcagagcattcaatgtgaAGGAAGCagctttttcttagatatttctcaGCTCCTACTTTGTCCTGTATGTTCTCAGTGTATATCCTTATCAACAGAACTTCCTAGAACATCATTCTGGATAATAGAACTCATTTTCTGTCCCCTCCTTCATTTAGCtgaggagatattcctccttGGCCTACCTCCTCCAACTTTTACAGTCATAGTTTTCTCGTGAAACTCAAAGTCTTACTCCTCCCTCACTGTTGATCTATCCTCGAACCACTGCACCTCCTCAAACAAGATTTAAGGCCCAATATGTATTTGGGCCTGCATTCCCACAATAACAACATTATgccaaaatctaaaaacaagtgaaaaagaaaaggataaaaagaaaagtaaattatgcttctctctgtttctcttaaTCACTTTCCtaccttttttccttttttctattttcattacTTTGACAATATTCACCCACAAGATTTCttgtaattatttctttataaacaaaaaataattaatgataCTAAAATCTCaaatacttaaaagaaaattattaggtaatCTTAGAGTACAGTAACATGGTAAATCCTCCTCTCTTATTCTTGTAGACTCCACAATGAACTTAATTAATAAGATACATCATGAATTTAAAAGAAAGGAACACCACATCATCATACTTTGGAGTACTTAACAGTCACTCATACTTTGGTCactatacttttctttttatctttgttCAAAATCTATTTAATTACGCCTAAAAATGGATTATTCCAAACTTAAATGTTATCTCTAACCTACCccaatccaataaaaatattagttGCCATGTacacacaaaaagagagagagagagagagagagagagagagagagagagagaatcttgGTTTGTACTTGGACTTACAACTAAGTCACAACCAATGGCTTCAAGTCTATAACATCCTATAGTAAAGGCTTAACGTGACAAGCAAAAAAGGGGTGGAAAATTTGATTCTTGAATATGTCTGTAAAAAGCACTAAAATGTGCCATATAAGTGAATTATAAAGCTTTTGGCAAAAGTTGTACGTCTCCTAATGTTGAGAAATGGACTTCTTAAGCTTAGAGCAAAAGAAACTTAGGTGAATATATTCACTTACAATAAAAGGCGTTTTGTATTGGCCTTTTAACTACTTGgtgttaataaataataataatggaaacaATGATTTTATGCGTactaaagtttttctttttctttataattttatggTTATTAAATTTATCagatttttttagaagaattaaaGTTAACAGATTTCTTTTTCGATAGGAAAGTTAATACATTTGATTGGTAAAATTTGACATTATTGAGGGATGTGagatatataatataactttaagTTTAGGATAATCATTTTTGTATATGATTGAGTAGATATATACAAAGATAAAGAAGTCTTAGTTCTTGATGTGTAGTTAGAAGATCTACCACTTTGGATAGTGTATTTCAATATGATTTACCGCAATAAAATTACttatcatttctttaaaaaaaaaaaataaataaactctcagttcttcctaaaaaaattatttctcttgGTTCCTTTCTTATTTTCGTGGTTATTAGGAAAAGATATAATGAGATGGTAAGAAATCAAATAGACCACAAATTCcttcttatttcttatttttgtttttcattttttctcatgattatgaattcaaaaattgtaGTCATGctataattttatgaaagacCATTATGATCGTGAAAGTATTGAATAGAAATCCTTTCTTACTCTTAACACAAGGATGGTGGCTCAAGTGATTTTGGGGCCTAAGGTGATGTTtaaattgaagttttttatatatttaaatttaagtaaataatattttttacataaaatctATTCTTCTCATTTGCTTAGacgaaaaaaaaatatattattattattattattaaataaatttcttgttCATGTACGAGTTGTTCAtctaaatttgtttataaattttttttttaaagaatttattcattttttatattttcaccctttattatcattatattgtgtttcatcatttttttttttttttggttaacaaaGAAATGAGTGGATTGTGGTCCAGCTATACTTCACTAATTCCccctccacccccccccccggcccctccctttttcttttcttttttgtctttaataaaaaattgagtaatgctacattcacaatattttcataataactTCACAACAAATCTTTTGAAATAATctattattggttctaatttgagcATActactaacatcatttttttacctattaataacATATTAACCCCCCAAAATATGTTGttaaaatgttgtagatatagTATTActctaaacaattttttttagtaatgtaAGGGGTACAACAGTTTCATAACATTCCTAAATTAgcatagcaaaaaaaaaaaaaatagagattgtaGTGAGCCCATGTATGAGTTGGCATATTAATTTGGGAATgttattaaattattgtaaCATTTTGtatcttgtgtttgtatcttGTGTCTATTGccatactattttttttttaatctactgGCTAATATTTAAGGTCTAATTAATATTCTTATTGGTATAAAAATATTggtattagttaaaatttggggcCTTAGGCAACTGCCTAATTGGCGTATGGTAAGGTCGGCCCTACTTAACATTCCACTTTATACTTCACCAACTacaatatgaaatatatataattattcaattctaAATTTCTTCTACTTTATAAGGAAAAATAGGAATATATGATAATTTGATTTAATGGAGCATATATTGAAACCCTCGTAATGAAATATATAGGACTTTTATTCAAAGTAATCCtatctccttttcttttatagagAAATATGATGCTTATAAACTATGGGGGATTTTCCCCCACAAGCCTTTTGTCCTCTTTGGAGAGCCAGACCCGCAAGGTTTTGTTCTGGGCCCCAAGTGTGGTGTTTGGGATTTTCACCTTAGTTACTTTGGCCGATTTTGGCTTAACACCCTAGTCCCACATTGGTTATAGATGTACCCCGctcatggtttataagcttctagagcgaccatgagtgtaccactactaagCACATGTACtgagtagtggtacactcatggtcgctccagaagcttataaaccatgagtgggGCGCATCTCTAACAAATGTGGGATTaaggtgtcaagccaaaatcggCCAAAGTggctgaggtgaaaatcccaaacACCACACTCGGGGTCGAGAACAAAACCTTGCGGGCCTAACTCCCCAAAGAGGACAAAAGGCTTGGGTGGGAAAATCCcccacaaaaaggcgcttttgagggGATGTGCCCCATCAAGAGTATTATCCGCTTTGGGGTGGTGCGGACATAGCAAGCTAATCCCACCCTTGTGCGTAGTGGTAGAAGCGTGCCCCTGGAGGGTAACAAAGCCATGTGGGTATCATGCGGTGCAGACATAGCAAAGCTAATCCCACCCTTACCCCAAAGCAGACAATACTCTTGATGGGGCACATCccctcaaaagcgcctttttgtgggGGATCTTTCCCCGCAAGCCTTTTGTCctctttggggagccaagcccgCAAGGTTTTGTTCTCGGCCCCGAGTGTGGTgtttgggattttcacctcagccACTTTGGccgattttggcttgacaccctagTCCCACATCGGTTAGAGATGCGCcccactcatggtttataagcttctggagcgaccatgagtgtaccactactcaCATATGTGtggtagtggtacactcatggtcgttccagaagcttataaaccatgagtgggGCGCATCTCTAACCGATGTGGGActagggtgtcaagccaaaatcgaccaaagtgcctgaggtgaaaatcccaaacACCACACTCGGGGCCGAGAACAAAACTTTGCAGGCCTGCCTCCCCAAAGAGGACAAAAGGCTTGCAGGAGAAAATCCCCCACATAAACGATTTTGGAAAGAGCAAGAAAATTGagagaggaaaacaaaaaacaaatacaaaaccaaaaataaaaaattgacagcCTAATTGGCTTTTAGTAGTAATTAGGTTGGCCCGGCTTAACATTCTAATTTATTTCCCACCAACTactatatgaaatttttttaattattcaattataaatttcatttaCTTTATAAGGAAAAATGGAAATATATGATAATTTGGTTTAATGGAGCATAAACTGAAACCCTCATAATGAAC
This genomic stretch from Quercus lobata isolate SW786 chromosome 3, ValleyOak3.0 Primary Assembly, whole genome shotgun sequence harbors:
- the LOC115980181 gene encoding uncharacterized protein LOC115980181, with the translated sequence MIVTETNVSGSRAKDIIDSLCLDGAVHANNIGYTGGLWILWDSTQVNVSVLSSTEQEIHAIVKDLSSNSSWLLSTVYASPRYAERRLLWDNLSRVAELHTLPWIIAGDFNKILLGEDKLGGRPINISKAVNFQECLNICGMIDLGFSGPRYTWTDRQPLPHLVQERIDRVFGNVAWNVLYLEACVKYLERSHSDHSPVLLSLRTDYGNQHPRPFSFQPMWLSHPTFAGLVSEV